ACTCCTGGGCCTGTTCCTGATGAGCGGCAGCGTTGCTTTCGATTAAGGTGAGTGCTCTCCCCAAAAACATACGGTTGCCGGAAACGATACCGTTATACAAATCCGCCGTGCTGAGTTGACGGCGTTTATTTGTTGAGGATTTCGGGAGTGCTTTTTGGTCTGTTCCGGGAATGTAGCTGCCGGCAAAAGCACTGCCGCTATCTTCTGGTTGCCACTCGGGTTTGGCGATTCTTTTCTTTCGCGATTGTTGGGAATCGGGCATTTTCGGTCCGGTTTTTTCGATAACTTTGAGTGTAAAGTTAGGAAAATCTATGATTTATCAAAAGCGGAAATTGCACTTTTTGCGCATTTCGGTTCTGCTGAAAAAAGCTCGATTTTCAGAAAAATAATCCGTAAAAAACAGTGCCATCTTTCGAAAAGCGAACAGTTGGGGCGGGAAGGTGGATGCTGCTGATCAAACTTTTCAGTGCGAATAGCAATGGCGGATCATCCTTTGTTGCAGGAAAATTGAAATCCAGAGCGAGATACACATCGCGTCGTTTTAGCGTGCTGTTGTGTTGCGGTAAATTTCTGGCGCCGTAACCGATGGCAATATTCAGCCAGTTCGGCCAAAATTTCCGCCAGTGTTGCGGCAGCAGCGCATCTGCATCTGCGGAAAGCCAAAATCGCTGCCCGTCGTAATCGCCAACCAGATATTCGTACGGTTTGTATCTGGAAAATTCCGGTTTGTTCGCCGCTTCATTTTTGAAATACTTCGATTTTCGGTAACTGATTTTAAAATTGAAATGTTGCAATACCGGCATCATATCTTGCAGCAGCGGATATCCCGCACCCAAAATATTGGCGATATAATCCGGCACGCTGAATCCCCAGTTGTCAAATGTGGCGTCGGTTAGCTCGAATGCTGTGTAAAGTATCAGGCTGCTCGCGCCGCCATACCACAACGATTTTCGCCGGTCAATTCCGGCGTAACGATAGGTCATCGCCGAAAATCGGGAAACCTGGATATTCGCAAAAAAGTGCCCGAATTTGTCAATTTCTCGCCAATGGTTGTTGTACCAATCCATTTTGAAATTGAAATCCCGTTTTTTTCCGGACCACCACGGTTCAATAAAATAGATATATGTTCCTGTCATTCCGGCGGCATGAAGCGCCAATACCCATTTCAAACGCCCTTTTTTTTCCGGTTTTGCTGTATCGGTCGTTTGTTGCTTTTCGGAAAGCAAGGGATGGGTTTGCGCCGAAATTGGATGGATGACGGCTGTCATCATCGCAATCACCAACAATAGCCAAAATGTTGTTCCTCGTCGGGTAATTATCGAAATCATATCATTAATATAATGCAACAAACCAAAACTCATTTGTGATTTTCTTCCACCATTAAAATGGGGTGTTCATCAAACTGAAAGTCTCATGAAATAATGGACCTCTAAATTTCGCATGTTAAAAAATTGCACACAATCAACAGGTTTGGGATGCCTAACAGATTGCTGTGAATTTCTGGGAAAAGCTGAATTGCTTAAAGTGAAAATTTAGTGAATTTTTAATCACCTAAATCGTTGAAAAACATGCTGTTTTTTGCAATTTTGTGAGAATTGTCAAACCGTGTGCGCTGTGTCGAATTTTACAGCTACGGCAGTTGTGTAAAAGTTTTACAAAATTTTGTAGTATTTATTGTTGTCAAAGTGCAGCAAGATGTTGTTAATAAACAACTTAAATGGCTCGTAAATAGTTGGACTAATATTTGTAATTTATCCAATCGGGTCTATCCATTTTATTCTTTGAAAACTGCTGTATTAACAATGCTAATAATAATTTGTTAATCAAATCAAATATCAATTCAATTTTTTGAATTATCATTAATTAAAACAATGAATTGCGAAAATTCTTAAATGGAGGAATTATTCGATGAAGCCCTTAAGTAAGGTTCGTCAAGAGTATGAAGAAGTGTATGAGCGCATCGTAAATGTGATTTCCGAAATGGGTGGAGATTCCAATATAAAAGAG
The window above is part of the Calditrichia bacterium genome. Proteins encoded here:
- a CDS encoding DUF2279 domain-containing protein, producing the protein MSFGLLHYINDMISIITRRGTTFWLLLVIAMMTAVIHPISAQTHPLLSEKQQTTDTAKPEKKGRLKWVLALHAAGMTGTYIYFIEPWWSGKKRDFNFKMDWYNNHWREIDKFGHFFANIQVSRFSAMTYRYAGIDRRKSLWYGGASSLILYTAFELTDATFDNWGFSVPDYIANILGAGYPLLQDMMPVLQHFNFKISYRKSKYFKNEAANKPEFSRYKPYEYLVGDYDGQRFWLSADADALLPQHWRKFWPNWLNIAIGYGARNLPQHNSTLKRRDVYLALDFNFPATKDDPPLLFALKSLISSIHLPAPTVRFSKDGTVFYGLFF